Proteins encoded together in one Bacteroides ovatus window:
- a CDS encoding bifunctional alpha,alpha-trehalose-phosphate synthase (UDP-forming)/trehalose-phosphatase, producing the protein MLCKEIDMKLYIIANRLPVKVAGTNGKFAFSRSEGGLATGLDSLQTSYEKHWIGWPGICANEEKDQQEINEKLQEMNFHPVFLSEKQIENYYEGYSNSTIWPLCHYFYAYTLYKNCFWQSYQQVNRLFCEEICRLVRPGDKVWIQDYQLMLLPGMLRKIYPELCIGYFHHIPFPSYELFRILPERAEILKGLLGADFIAFHTHDYMRHFISAVERVLHLDFKLDEVQINNRVTRVEALPMGINYESYHKASENKEVHQAIERTRKLFGEHKLILSVDRLDYSKGILHRLRGFATFLEHHAEYHGKVTLAMVIVPSRDHVGSYAELKTKIDEEIGSINGRYSTMNWTPVCYFYHGFSLEELTAMYYVADIALVTPLRDGMNLVAKEYVATKCDNPGVLILSEMAGAAVELTDAIQINPNDTEQIENAICQALEMPEEEQKQRLQRMQSILSVQTVNKWAADFVNELNATCMKNDMLRKKRIVAATIAQIKLKYNQAKQRLILLDYDGTLTALKPRPEDAQPTPELISILQQLASDPANHIVINSGRDHFTLEKWLGSLPVSMAAEHGAFYKENGVWHKNIKKKEWGAGILSILQMFVDRTPRSHLEVKETALAWHYRESDAWLGTLRAQQLVNTLISLCTRQKLQILQGNKVIEIKSPDCNKGSEVGRLLANRRYDFVIAMGDDTTDEDMFQALPMSAIAIKIGSVSEAANYHLSAQSDVLPFLRSLLGKQKTATKEGSIKNRLTFAFDFLKDLLKTQ; encoded by the coding sequence ATGCTTTGCAAAGAGATAGATATGAAACTTTATATTATTGCAAACAGATTACCTGTCAAAGTAGCCGGCACAAACGGTAAATTCGCATTTTCGCGTAGCGAAGGCGGACTGGCAACAGGTTTGGATTCTCTTCAGACTTCTTATGAGAAGCACTGGATAGGTTGGCCCGGAATATGTGCCAATGAAGAAAAGGACCAACAGGAGATTAACGAGAAACTACAGGAAATGAATTTTCATCCGGTCTTCTTGTCGGAAAAGCAAATTGAAAATTACTACGAAGGATACAGTAACAGTACTATCTGGCCTTTATGCCATTACTTTTATGCTTATACCTTATATAAGAACTGTTTTTGGCAATCCTACCAGCAAGTCAACCGTCTTTTCTGTGAGGAGATTTGCCGACTGGTACGTCCCGGCGACAAAGTATGGATACAGGATTATCAGTTGATGCTACTTCCGGGAATGTTGAGGAAAATATATCCGGAACTCTGTATCGGATATTTCCATCATATCCCGTTCCCTTCCTACGAACTTTTTCGTATTCTGCCGGAGCGCGCCGAGATACTGAAAGGCTTATTAGGAGCCGACTTCATTGCTTTCCACACCCACGACTATATGCGTCATTTCATCAGTGCTGTAGAACGTGTATTACATCTCGATTTTAAATTGGATGAAGTACAGATCAACAACCGGGTGACCAGAGTAGAGGCATTACCAATGGGAATCAACTATGAATCTTATCATAAGGCCTCGGAAAATAAAGAAGTGCACCAAGCTATTGAACGTACCCGGAAACTTTTCGGCGAGCATAAACTGATCCTGTCAGTAGACAGACTGGATTACAGCAAAGGCATATTGCACCGTCTTCGTGGCTTTGCCACCTTCCTCGAACATCATGCTGAATATCACGGTAAAGTTACATTGGCAATGGTCATTGTCCCTTCACGCGACCATGTAGGCAGTTATGCGGAACTAAAAACAAAAATTGACGAAGAAATCGGCTCTATCAACGGACGTTACTCCACAATGAACTGGACTCCCGTCTGTTATTTCTATCATGGCTTTTCACTGGAAGAACTGACTGCCATGTACTATGTGGCCGACATAGCCCTCGTCACTCCACTTCGGGACGGAATGAATCTGGTAGCCAAAGAATACGTAGCTACCAAATGCGACAATCCCGGTGTACTTATCCTTAGCGAAATGGCAGGTGCCGCCGTAGAATTGACGGACGCTATCCAAATCAACCCGAACGATACAGAACAAATAGAAAATGCTATTTGCCAGGCACTTGAAATGCCCGAAGAGGAACAAAAACAACGCCTGCAACGTATGCAAAGCATTCTGTCCGTACAGACAGTCAACAAATGGGCAGCCGACTTTGTCAATGAACTGAACGCGACATGTATGAAAAATGATATGTTACGGAAAAAACGCATCGTAGCTGCCACCATCGCACAAATCAAGCTCAAGTATAACCAAGCCAAACAACGCCTGATTCTGCTGGACTATGATGGTACACTGACGGCTCTCAAACCACGTCCCGAGGATGCACAACCTACACCGGAACTCATTTCTATTCTACAACAACTGGCTAGCGATCCCGCCAATCATATTGTTATCAATAGCGGGCGGGATCACTTTACATTAGAAAAATGGCTTGGCTCCCTTCCTGTGTCTATGGCTGCCGAACATGGGGCTTTCTACAAAGAGAACGGGGTTTGGCATAAAAACATAAAGAAGAAAGAATGGGGAGCAGGTATTCTCTCTATTCTTCAAATGTTTGTAGACCGTACTCCCCGTTCCCATCTGGAAGTGAAGGAAACTGCCCTGGCATGGCATTATCGTGAAAGTGACGCATGGCTCGGCACATTAAGAGCCCAACAACTCGTCAACACACTGATTTCGCTCTGTACCCGGCAGAAACTACAAATTCTACAAGGAAATAAAGTGATCGAAATCAAATCACCGGATTGCAATAAAGGTTCCGAGGTGGGTCGTCTGCTAGCCAACAGACGTTATGATTTTGTTATAGCGATGGGAGACGACACTACAGATGAAGATATGTTTCAGGCATTGCCGATGAGCGCTATCGCCATTAAAATAGGTAGCGTATCCGAAGCCGCCAACTATCACCTGTCTGCCCAATCTGACGTACTTCCTTTCTTACGGTCTTTACTAGGCAAACAAAAAACTGCCACAAAAGAAGGAAGTATTAAGAATCGCCTGACTTTCGCTTTCGACTTTCTCAAAGATCTATTAAAAACTCAATAA
- a CDS encoding glycoside hydrolase family 15 protein, with protein sequence MNNLNYGVIGNCRTAALISQNGNIEWLCFPDFDSPSIFASMLDREKGGAFGFEVSGDYRITQNYVPHTNILSTQFSSDEGEFVVLDYMPCYRSQDETGHYLPAELYRYIHWIKGKPRFKINYHPAPNYAQGQVILNITPQYIESYCSFDNKDRQYLYASLSLQDIKEKKEIILEKDEFLLLSYNEKVIPIDIEREKIEYCRTLVYWLNWTDRSKKYTLYNDVIERSLLVLKLMSYHNGAVLAALTTSLPEAVGEVRNWDYRFCWLRDASMSIETMFQIGHTGAAKRFMKFIQSTFVSKHDYQIMYGIRGEHQLTEVILDHLSGYKNSKPVRIGNDAYHQKQNDSFGYLMDLIYQYYRLMPGTLDEIEDMWEMVKTILAKVVENWRKPDKGIWEIRGEGQHFVSSKVMCWVALDRGAKIAQMLNKYNYSERWQLEAEKIKKDVMKYGWNKELQSFTQTYNNQAMDSSLLLMEPYGFIEADDIRYHKTVEAVKKALFHKGLMYRYNSKDDFGLPTSAFTICTFWLIRALLVTGHKEEARCLFDEVLKYSNHLGLFSEDIDFETKEQLGNFPQAYSHLALVNTAILFAEEEKRLSFIRP encoded by the coding sequence ATGAATAATTTAAATTATGGAGTGATAGGTAACTGCCGAACGGCAGCTCTCATTTCGCAGAACGGAAATATCGAATGGCTCTGTTTTCCCGATTTCGATTCTCCTTCTATTTTTGCCAGTATGCTCGACCGGGAGAAAGGAGGAGCTTTCGGATTCGAAGTTTCCGGAGACTATCGCATCACACAAAATTATGTCCCCCACACCAATATTCTTTCTACCCAATTCTCCTCCGATGAAGGAGAATTCGTAGTGCTCGACTATATGCCCTGCTATCGTTCACAAGACGAAACAGGGCATTATTTACCTGCCGAATTATACCGCTACATACATTGGATAAAAGGGAAACCGCGTTTCAAGATCAACTATCATCCGGCCCCGAACTATGCGCAGGGACAAGTGATCCTTAATATCACTCCACAGTATATCGAATCCTACTGCTCCTTTGACAACAAGGACAGACAATATTTATATGCTTCCCTGTCTCTTCAGGACATCAAAGAGAAAAAAGAAATCATTCTTGAGAAAGACGAATTTCTCCTGCTCTCCTATAACGAGAAAGTGATCCCAATCGACATAGAAAGGGAGAAAATAGAATATTGCCGTACGCTGGTATATTGGCTGAACTGGACAGACAGAAGCAAGAAATACACTCTATATAATGACGTAATCGAACGGAGTTTATTGGTTCTGAAACTAATGTCCTACCACAACGGAGCTGTGCTGGCAGCACTAACGACAAGCCTTCCGGAAGCTGTAGGAGAAGTGCGCAACTGGGATTATCGTTTCTGCTGGCTTCGGGATGCTTCCATGTCCATCGAAACCATGTTTCAAATCGGACATACCGGTGCAGCCAAACGCTTTATGAAATTTATCCAATCCACATTCGTTTCCAAACATGATTATCAAATTATGTATGGCATCCGGGGCGAGCACCAACTAACCGAAGTGATACTCGACCATCTATCCGGTTATAAGAACTCCAAACCTGTACGAATAGGAAATGATGCATACCATCAGAAACAAAACGACTCTTTTGGTTACCTGATGGACCTGATTTACCAATATTATCGCCTCATGCCCGGCACACTGGATGAAATTGAAGACATGTGGGAAATGGTAAAGACCATTTTAGCAAAAGTAGTAGAAAACTGGAGAAAGCCCGATAAGGGAATCTGGGAGATCCGGGGAGAAGGACAACACTTTGTTTCTTCCAAAGTGATGTGTTGGGTAGCTTTAGATCGCGGAGCTAAAATCGCTCAAATGCTTAACAAATATAATTATAGCGAACGTTGGCAACTGGAAGCCGAAAAAATAAAGAAAGATGTGATGAAATATGGCTGGAATAAGGAACTTCAAAGCTTCACACAGACATATAATAATCAAGCAATGGATTCCTCATTACTATTGATGGAACCCTATGGATTTATAGAAGCAGATGATATACGCTATCATAAAACAGTGGAAGCAGTCAAGAAAGCCCTTTTCCATAAAGGACTTATGTATCGCTATAACAGCAAAGACGATTTTGGGTTGCCTACTTCTGCTTTTACGATTTGTACATTCTGGCTTATACGGGCATTGCTTGTAACCGGCCATAAAGAAGAAGCACGCTGCCTGTTTGACGAAGTTCTGAAATATTCCAATCACCTCGGATTGTTTAGTGAAGATATTGATTTCGAAACCAAAGAACAGTTGGGCAACTTCCCGCAGGCATATTCACATCTGGCATTAGTAAATACAGCTATTTTATTTGCAGAAGAAGAGAAGAGGTTATCTTTTATCCGACCTTAG
- a CDS encoding transposase, producing the protein MVKIQKISEIEPRLGFTEFDMLKKYRQSFATSELGRLHSLFPFSELARQMHLKSSPLGRKSYFSPEGKIALMVLKSYTNFSDAQLIEHLNGNIHYQLFCGVQIDPLHPLTNPKIVSAIRQELADRLDIESLQLILADHWKPYLENLHVCMTDATCYESHLRFPTDTKLLWEGIVWLHRHLCKHCQTLHIQRPRNKYLDVRRAYLAYSKLRKRKKSQTRMITRRLLQLLEKLLDQLEQLHSSYRNRLTLSSDYQRRFSVIQTVLEQGKNLFAGKKVSNRIVSIDRHYLRPIIRGKETKSVEFGAKVNNIQIDGISFIEHISFKAFNEGVRLKDCIHLQQQLTGVRVKALAADSIYANNANRKFCTKYHISTSFKRKGRAAKDEPLRKILRSELSRERATRLEGNFGTQKQHYSLARIKARNRKTEVLWIFFGIHTANAVCMIEKVEKKKRKAA; encoded by the coding sequence ATGGTAAAGATACAAAAAATCTCAGAAATCGAACCTCGTTTAGGTTTTACTGAGTTCGATATGCTAAAAAAATATCGTCAAAGTTTTGCAACGAGTGAATTAGGTCGACTCCATTCTCTGTTCCCTTTCTCGGAACTGGCCCGACAAATGCATTTGAAGTCCTCTCCTTTGGGTCGTAAAAGTTATTTTTCTCCCGAAGGTAAAATAGCCTTGATGGTCTTGAAGTCCTATACCAACTTTTCCGATGCACAACTGATTGAGCATTTAAACGGTAATATTCATTACCAGTTATTTTGTGGTGTTCAGATTGATCCGCTTCATCCACTGACCAATCCTAAAATCGTCAGTGCAATTCGTCAGGAACTAGCGGATCGCCTTGATATTGAGTCCCTCCAGCTCATTCTTGCCGATCATTGGAAACCTTATCTTGAGAACCTTCATGTCTGTATGACCGATGCCACCTGTTATGAAAGTCATCTGCGTTTTCCTACTGATACCAAACTCTTATGGGAAGGTATTGTATGGCTTCATCGTCATCTGTGCAAACATTGCCAGACCTTGCACATACAACGTCCCCGTAACAAGTATCTTGATGTACGCCGTGCCTATCTTGCTTATAGCAAACTGCGTAAACGCAAGAAATCACAGACTCGTATGATTACACGAAGGTTACTTCAGTTATTGGAAAAGTTACTTGACCAGCTGGAGCAGCTTCATTCATCCTACAGGAACAGGCTTACACTATCCTCTGATTACCAAAGACGTTTCTCGGTCATACAGACAGTCCTTGAGCAAGGGAAAAATTTATTTGCAGGCAAAAAAGTGTCCAACCGTATCGTGAGTATCGACCGGCATTACCTTCGCCCCATTATCAGAGGCAAGGAAACCAAATCCGTTGAATTCGGAGCCAAAGTCAACAATATACAGATAGACGGAATCTCCTTTATAGAACATATCTCCTTTAAGGCTTTTAACGAAGGAGTACGTTTGAAAGACTGTATTCATCTGCAACAACAACTGACCGGGGTTAGGGTTAAGGCGCTTGCGGCGGATTCAATCTATGCCAATAATGCCAACCGGAAATTTTGTACAAAATATCATATAAGTACTTCCTTTAAGCGTAAGGGCAGAGCTGCCAAAGATGAGCCGCTTCGTAAGATCTTACGGTCGGAACTCAGCCGTGAAAGAGCTACCCGCCTGGAAGGAAATTTTGGAACGCAGAAACAACATTACTCATTGGCCAGGATAAAAGCTAGAAACAGGAAAACGGAAGTACTTTGGATTTTCTTTGGGATACATACAGCCAATGCGGTATGTATGATAGAAAAGGTCGAAAAGAAAAAAAGAAAGGCAGCATAA
- a CDS encoding hexokinase — protein sequence MEKNIFQLNNEQLKEIARSFKAKVEEGLNTENAEIQCIPTFITPKASGINGKSLVLDLGGTNYRVAIVDFSKMPPTIHPNNGWKKDMSIMKTPGYTREELFKEMADMITGIKREKEMPIGYCFSYPTESVPGGDAKLLRWTKGVDIKEMIGEVVGKPLLDYLNERNKIKFTNIKVLNDTVASLFAGLTDSSYDAYIGLIVGTGTNMATFIPADKIKKLNPSHKVDGLIPVNLESGNFHPPFLTAVDNTMDGISGNPGKQRFEKAVSGMYLGDILKATFPLEEFEEKFDAQKLTSIMNYPDIYKEVYVEVAQWIYSRSAQLVAASLTGLIMLLKSYNKNIRKICLVAEGSLFWSKNRKDKNYNMIVMEKLRELFSLFGLEDVEVDIKSMNNANLIGTGIAALS from the coding sequence ATGGAGAAAAATATTTTTCAGTTAAATAATGAGCAGCTCAAAGAAATTGCTCGCTCATTTAAAGCGAAAGTAGAAGAAGGTTTGAACACTGAAAATGCAGAGATACAATGCATTCCCACTTTCATCACTCCGAAAGCAAGTGGTATCAATGGCAAATCATTAGTACTCGACTTGGGAGGAACGAATTACCGGGTAGCAATCGTTGACTTCAGCAAAATGCCTCCCACCATTCATCCTAACAATGGTTGGAAAAAGGACATGTCGATTATGAAAACTCCCGGTTATACCCGAGAGGAGTTGTTCAAAGAAATGGCAGATATGATAACCGGAATAAAACGGGAAAAAGAGATGCCAATTGGATATTGTTTTTCTTATCCGACAGAGTCCGTCCCAGGTGGAGATGCCAAACTGCTACGTTGGACCAAAGGAGTTGATATAAAAGAGATGATCGGAGAAGTTGTTGGAAAACCTTTGCTCGACTATCTGAATGAAAGAAATAAAATCAAGTTTACGAACATAAAAGTGCTCAATGACACTGTTGCCAGTTTATTTGCCGGACTTACCGACAGTAGTTACGATGCGTATATAGGTCTGATTGTAGGAACAGGCACCAATATGGCAACTTTTATTCCGGCTGACAAAATTAAAAAATTAAATCCGTCACATAAAGTAGATGGATTGATTCCCGTCAATCTGGAATCCGGCAATTTTCATCCGCCGTTCCTCACTGCAGTAGATAATACAATGGATGGAATCTCCGGGAATCCGGGAAAACAACGTTTCGAAAAAGCTGTATCCGGTATGTACCTGGGAGATATTCTAAAAGCAACTTTCCCATTGGAGGAGTTCGAAGAAAAGTTTGATGCACAAAAGCTCACCTCTATTATGAACTATCCCGATATTTATAAGGAGGTGTATGTAGAAGTAGCACAGTGGATATATAGTAGATCAGCACAGTTAGTTGCAGCTTCACTGACAGGGCTTATCATGTTGTTGAAGTCATACAACAAGAATATACGAAAAATTTGCCTGGTTGCAGAAGGCAGCCTTTTTTGGAGCAAGAACAGAAAAGACAAGAACTATAACATGATTGTCATGGAAAAATTACGGGAGCTTTTCAGTTTGTTTGGTTTGGAAGATGTAGAGGTTGATATCAAAAGCATGAATAATGCCAATTTGATAGGGACAGGTATTGCGGCTTTATCCTGA
- a CDS encoding glycoside hydrolase family 97 protein, translating into MKKLKILLFLCVVACTLTVQAQKQFTLNSPDGKLQTTITVGDKLTYDIYCSGRQILAPSPISMTLDNGEVWGEKAKLSGTSGKKVDQVIPSPFYRAGELRDHYNELTLRFKKDWNVEFRAYDDGIAYRFVSRSKKPFNVVDETVDYHFPSDMIASVPYVKTGKDGDYDSQYFNSFENTYTTDPLSKLNKKRLMFLPLVVDAGKGVKVCITESNLENYPGLYLSAAEGENRLTGSFAPYPKKMVQGGHNQLQMLVKEHEAYIAKVDKPRDFPWRMSIVTTSDKDLAASNLSYLLAAPSRLTDLSWIKPGKVAWDWWNDWNLDGVDFVTGVNNPTYKAYIDFASANGIEYVILDEGWAVNLQADLMQVVKEINLKELVDYAASKNVGIILWAGYYAFDRDMENVCRHYADMGVKGFKVDFMDRDDQLMTAFNYRAAEMCAKYKLILDLHGTHKPAGMNRTYPNVLNFEGVNGLEQMKWSPASVDQVKYDVMLPFTRQVSGPMDYTQGAMRNASKGNYYPCNSEPMSQGTRCRQLALYVVFESPFNMLCDTPSNYMREPESTGFIADVPTVWDESIVLDGKMGEYIVTARRSGNVWYVGGITDWTARDIEVDCSFLGGKTYDATLFKDGANAHRIGRDYKCESIRIKNDSKLKIHLAPGGGFALKIK; encoded by the coding sequence ATGAAAAAACTGAAGATTTTATTATTCTTATGTGTTGTCGCATGTACGCTTACGGTACAGGCACAAAAGCAGTTTACCTTAAACTCTCCGGATGGGAAACTTCAAACAACCATTACCGTTGGTGATAAGCTGACTTATGACATCTACTGTAGCGGACGGCAGATTCTTGCTCCTTCTCCGATTTCGATGACATTGGATAACGGAGAAGTCTGGGGAGAGAAAGCGAAGTTGTCCGGCACTTCCGGAAAAAAAGTAGATCAGGTGATTCCTTCTCCTTTCTATCGTGCCGGTGAATTAAGAGACCATTATAATGAGTTGACTCTCCGGTTTAAAAAAGACTGGAATGTAGAGTTTCGTGCATACGATGATGGCATTGCTTATCGTTTTGTCAGCCGTTCGAAGAAACCTTTCAACGTGGTGGATGAAACGGTGGATTATCATTTTCCATCCGATATGATAGCTTCTGTGCCATATGTAAAAACAGGAAAGGACGGTGATTATGACTCCCAATATTTCAATTCTTTCGAGAATACTTATACGACCGATCCATTGTCGAAACTGAATAAAAAACGTTTGATGTTTTTGCCATTAGTTGTGGATGCCGGCAAAGGTGTTAAAGTTTGTATCACAGAATCCAATTTGGAGAATTACCCCGGTCTTTATTTGTCTGCTGCTGAAGGAGAAAATCGGTTGACAGGTAGTTTTGCTCCCTATCCCAAGAAGATGGTGCAGGGCGGACACAATCAACTTCAGATGTTGGTGAAAGAGCATGAAGCCTACATTGCCAAAGTAGATAAACCCCGGGATTTCCCGTGGCGTATGAGCATTGTTACCACTTCCGATAAGGATTTGGCAGCAAGTAACTTGAGCTATTTGTTGGCTGCCCCTTCCCGTCTGACGGATCTTTCATGGATCAAACCCGGCAAAGTGGCATGGGATTGGTGGAACGACTGGAATCTGGATGGGGTTGATTTTGTGACCGGAGTAAATAATCCTACTTATAAAGCCTACATTGATTTCGCTTCGGCAAACGGTATAGAATATGTGATACTTGACGAAGGCTGGGCAGTGAACCTGCAAGCGGATTTGATGCAAGTGGTGAAAGAGATTAATCTGAAAGAATTGGTAGATTATGCAGCTTCCAAAAATGTGGGCATCATTCTTTGGGCCGGTTATTATGCTTTTGACCGTGATATGGAGAACGTTTGCCGTCATTATGCCGACATGGGTGTAAAAGGTTTCAAGGTCGATTTTATGGATCGTGACGATCAGCTTATGACTGCCTTCAATTATCGGGCTGCCGAAATGTGTGCTAAATACAAACTGATTCTCGACCTGCACGGAACGCACAAGCCGGCCGGTATGAATCGTACCTATCCGAATGTGTTGAATTTTGAAGGCGTCAATGGTCTGGAACAGATGAAATGGAGTCCGGCTTCAGTCGATCAGGTGAAGTATGACGTGATGCTTCCTTTCACACGTCAAGTATCCGGCCCGATGGATTACACGCAAGGGGCGATGCGCAATGCTTCGAAAGGTAACTATTACCCTTGCAATTCGGAACCGATGAGTCAGGGAACCCGTTGTCGTCAACTTGCTCTGTACGTTGTATTCGAATCTCCTTTTAATATGTTGTGTGATACGCCGAGCAACTATATGCGCGAACCGGAATCAACAGGATTTATTGCTGATGTTCCGACAGTGTGGGATGAAAGTATCGTGCTTGATGGTAAGATGGGAGAGTATATCGTAACAGCACGCCGGAGTGGAAATGTCTGGTATGTAGGTGGAATCACCGATTGGACGGCACGTGACATCGAAGTGGATTGCTCTTTCCTGGGTGGTAAGACGTATGATGCTACATTGTTTAAAGACGGAGCAAATGCTCACCGGATCGGGCGTGATTATAAATGTGAATCCATCCGGATAAAAAATGACAGTAAGTTGAAGATTCATTTGGCACCCGGAGGTGGGTTTGCTTTGAAGATTAAGTAA
- the bglX gene encoding beta-glucosidase BglX: MITVKKARLCYVLLGILLGCSCSDVSRDEAAEMDRFVTELMGKMTLHEKLGQLNLPSGGDMVTGTVMNGELSDMIRKQEIGGFFNVKGVRRINALQRLAVEESRLKIPLLVGADVIHGYETIFPIPLALSCSWDTLAIERMARISAIEASADGINWTFSPMVDICRDARWGRIAEGSGEDPYLGSLMARAYVRGYQGNSLQGNDEILACVKHFALYGASESGRDYNTVDMSRLRMYNEYLAPYKAAVDAGVGSVMSSFNIIDGIPATANKWLLTDLLRDEWSFGGLLVTDYNSIAEMASHGIAPLKEASVRALKAGTDMDMVSCGFLNTLEESLKEGKIMEDQINTACRRVLEAKYKLGLFSNPYKYGDTLRVKEQLYTAEHRSAARAIASETFVLLKNENHLLPLGLKGKIALVGPMADARNNMCGMWSMACTASRHGTLLEGIRSAAGDKAEILYAKGSNVYEDAEMEKAAAGIRPLEHEDNRKLLDEALRVASRADVIVAALGECAEMSGESASRTNLEIPDAQQNLLKALLKTGKPVVLLLFTGRPLVLNWEDANVHSILNVWFGGSETGDAVADVLFGKVTPSGKLTTTFPRSVGQLPLFYNHLNTGRPDPDNRVFNRYASNYLDESNEPLYPFGFGLSYTDFVYGDLQISSETLPKNGELTASVTVTNKGNYDGYETVQLYLRDIYAEVARPVKELKGFERIFLKSGESCDVKFVITEDDLKFYNSELHYIYEPGEFEIMIGTNSRDVKTKCFIAK, from the coding sequence ATGATTACAGTGAAAAAAGCCAGATTGTGTTATGTCTTGCTTGGCATATTATTAGGGTGCTCATGTTCGGATGTCAGCCGCGATGAGGCGGCAGAGATGGATCGTTTTGTGACGGAGCTTATGGGGAAAATGACTCTCCATGAGAAACTCGGTCAACTGAATCTACCTTCGGGCGGCGACATGGTAACAGGTACGGTAATGAATGGAGAGTTGAGCGATATGATCCGTAAGCAGGAGATCGGCGGCTTCTTCAATGTGAAAGGTGTCCGGAGAATCAACGCTCTGCAACGTCTTGCAGTGGAGGAAAGTCGGTTGAAAATACCTTTGCTTGTGGGTGCGGACGTCATTCACGGTTATGAAACGATTTTCCCGATCCCATTGGCGCTTTCCTGTAGTTGGGACACGCTGGCCATCGAACGCATGGCACGTATCTCTGCCATTGAAGCCAGTGCGGATGGCATCAACTGGACATTCAGTCCGATGGTTGATATCTGTCGGGATGCCCGTTGGGGACGTATTGCGGAAGGGAGTGGAGAAGATCCTTACTTGGGCTCCTTGATGGCCAGAGCATATGTGCGTGGTTATCAGGGAAACAGCCTGCAAGGAAATGATGAAATCCTTGCCTGTGTGAAACACTTCGCACTTTATGGAGCGTCCGAATCAGGACGTGATTACAATACGGTGGATATGAGCCGCCTGCGTATGTATAATGAATACCTGGCTCCTTACAAAGCTGCCGTTGATGCTGGTGTAGGCAGCGTCATGAGTTCTTTTAATATCATTGACGGTATTCCCGCCACAGCCAACAAATGGTTGCTGACCGATCTGCTCCGGGATGAATGGAGCTTCGGTGGATTACTCGTAACAGACTATAATTCAATAGCAGAAATGGCTTCTCATGGCATTGCTCCCTTGAAAGAAGCCTCCGTGCGAGCCTTAAAGGCCGGAACGGATATGGATATGGTTTCTTGTGGTTTCCTGAATACGTTGGAGGAATCGCTGAAAGAAGGGAAAATAATGGAAGATCAGATTAATACAGCCTGTCGCCGTGTGCTGGAAGCCAAATATAAATTGGGACTGTTCTCTAATCCGTATAAATATGGCGATACCTTGCGTGTCAAGGAGCAACTTTATACGGCCGAACATCGTTCTGCTGCACGTGCAATCGCATCTGAAACATTTGTTCTGCTAAAAAATGAAAATCATCTGCTTCCCTTAGGCTTAAAAGGCAAGATTGCCTTAGTCGGTCCGATGGCAGACGCCCGTAACAACATGTGCGGTATGTGGAGCATGGCGTGCACTGCTTCCCGTCACGGAACATTGTTGGAAGGAATCCGTTCGGCAGCGGGTGACAAAGCTGAAATACTATATGCAAAAGGCAGTAACGTGTATGAGGATGCGGAAATGGAAAAAGCGGCTGCGGGTATTCGCCCGCTTGAACACGAAGATAACCGGAAACTGTTGGATGAGGCTTTACGTGTGGCTTCACGTGCAGACGTTATTGTTGCCGCTTTGGGTGAATGTGCGGAAATGAGCGGTGAATCGGCTTCACGTACCAATCTTGAAATCCCCGATGCTCAACAGAATTTGTTGAAAGCTTTGCTAAAGACGGGTAAACCTGTCGTACTGCTTCTGTTCACAGGTCGTCCTCTGGTACTGAATTGGGAAGATGCAAATGTTCATTCCATATTGAATGTCTGGTTTGGCGGTAGTGAAACGGGAGATGCGGTTGCTGATGTATTATTCGGTAAAGTAACTCCAAGCGGCAAACTGACAACTACTTTCCCGCGTTCAGTAGGACAACTGCCGCTATTCTACAATCATCTGAACACAGGTCGTCCTGATCCCGACAATCGTGTATTCAATCGTTATGCCAGCAATTATCTGGACGAGAGTAATGAACCTCTTTATCCGTTCGGCTTCGGTTTGAGTTATACGGATTTTGTTTATGGAGATTTACAAATCAGTTCGGAAACACTGCCTAAGAATGGTGAACTGACGGCATCTGTCACTGTAACCAACAAAGGAAACTACGACGGCTACGAGACGGTTCAACTGTATCTTCGTGATATTTATGCGGAGGTTGCCCGTCCGGTGAAGGAACTGAAGGGGTTTGAACGCATCTTCCTGAAGAGTGGAGAAAGCTGTGATGTGAAGTTTGTCATCACGGAAGACGATCTGAAATTCTATAATTCAGAACTGCACTATATTTATGAACCGGGAGAATTTGAAATAATGATAGGTACAAATAGCCGGGATGTAAAGACGAAATGTTTTATTGCTAAATGA